ACATGAAAGAACTTTACAATCAGTTATTTCAAAAACATACGACTAAAGACAATATTAGTTACACCTACATGGACTCTTTACAAAGAGACATAGCTATTGGATCTTGGGAAGTTAATCTCCAAACCAATAAAGCTACATGGAGCGCCATGACTAGAACTATCCACGAAGTAGAGCCAGAATACAAACCAAGTTTAGAAGAAGGTATCAACTTTTTTTTAGAAGGTTATGACAGAGAATTAATAAGCATCCTATTTGATCGCGCTATTAAAAATCAAGAACCTTATGATAATGAGGTACAACTAAAAACTGCTAAAAACAATATTAAATGGGTACGTATTGTAGCTTATCCTGTTATAAAAAATAATAAAACTGAAAAAGTTATAGGTGTCATTCAGGATATTACCGAAAAAAACAATACACTTTTAGAACTTAAACTAAAGGAAGAACTAATTAGAACCACGTTTGACAACGCACCTAATGCTATGGCATCAATTAATTTGGATGGTCAAATACTAACATTAAACAATAGCTTTAGCGACTATTTAGGCTACAGCAAGGAAGAGCTTTCCGGCTTCCCTATTAATACGTTATCACATCCAGAAGATGTCGATTTAGTACAACAAAACTCAAAAGACTTAGTCGCAGGTAAAAGCAATAAGTTTCAGTGTGAAATACGATACATTAAAAAAGATAAATCCATAATAAACTGTTTATTGTCTGTTTCTATTTTAAGAGATGAAAACTATAAACCTGTACATTTTATATTTCACCTTATTGATATAACAAAAAGAACAATTGCTAGTAAAAAAGTGGAGTTACTGTTAAAAACCACAAAACAGCAAAATGAAAGGTTACTTAATTTTGCACATATATTATCTCATAACTTAAGATCACATTCTGGAAACATAGAAATGTTATTAGATTTAATGTATACAGAGGTCCCTGAAGCCACAAATAACGAATTTGTTCCATTAATATTAGAAGCTGTAAATAAACTAAGCGAAACCATTGATAACCTAAACGAAGTATCTACCATTAGCGCAGATAATAACGATGATTTGCAACCTTCCAATCTTTTAGATTACACAAAAAAAGCTTTAGCAAACTTTAGCGCAGAAATTAAAGAAACCAAAGCCATAATTAATATAGATATAGAAGAGGATATTTATGTATTAGCAATACCTGCTTATTTGGATAGCATTTTATTTAATTTTATATCCAATGCCCTAAAATACAGACATCAGGATAGGACACCTAAAATAAATTTAAGCGCAGAGCAAACAAAACACTATATTAAAATTGACATTGAAGATAATGGACTTGGCATTGATTTAAATTTACATAAAGATAAAGTT
The genomic region above belongs to Olleya sp. Hel_I_94 and contains:
- a CDS encoding sensor histidine kinase, translated to MKELYNQLFQKHTTKDNISYTYMDSLQRDIAIGSWEVNLQTNKATWSAMTRTIHEVEPEYKPSLEEGINFFLEGYDRELISILFDRAIKNQEPYDNEVQLKTAKNNIKWVRIVAYPVIKNNKTEKVIGVIQDITEKNNTLLELKLKEELIRTTFDNAPNAMASINLDGQILTLNNSFSDYLGYSKEELSGFPINTLSHPEDVDLVQQNSKDLVAGKSNKFQCEIRYIKKDKSIINCLLSVSILRDENYKPVHFIFHLIDITKRTIASKKVELLLKTTKQQNERLLNFAHILSHNLRSHSGNIEMLLDLMYTEVPEATNNEFVPLILEAVNKLSETIDNLNEVSTISADNNDDLQPSNLLDYTKKALANFSAEIKETKAIINIDIEEDIYVLAIPAYLDSILFNFISNALKYRHQDRTPKINLSAEQTKHYIKIDIEDNGLGIDLNLHKDKVFGLYKTFHNHKDAKGLGLYITKNQIEAMQGKVKVKSIINKGSVFSIYLKYETN